The DNA segment AATTGAGGGATTCTCGATTTCTTCGACAGTTAGTATTTTTTCCGGAATTACCGCACCTGTGCAAGGATTGTCGCTTCTCATTTTGTTCTTAATCGCGTATTTCATGATCATATTTGCAGTAACATGTACGCCTTGAATTGAATTCCTGGCATAGTCCTTATCATCCAAATCATTAAGAATATTTTGGTATTGTTTGTGTGTAACTTTATCGATTTGTGCCTCCGCTATATACCTTAACAATATTTTGATTTCCTTTTCCTTAATCCGTATTGTTCCAGGCTTAACTTTTCCTTTAGAATATGTCTTCAGCCATTCCCAAGCGACTACTTCAAAGGTGAGCTTTTTTATTTTTTTAGTATCTATCCCTTCCTTTAACTTCTTGAGCTCAGCTTTTGCTCGATCATATGCTTCCTTTTGGGTATCCCCGCGGCGAGGTATTTGTTTCCGTTTCCCTGTAACCGGATCAGGCGGTCCCTCTAAAGTACAGATCCATTTGTATCCTTGCTTGTTTTTAGCAGGGATCTTTTTATAGCTGGCATATAAAAGCACCTCCAGACATTTTCACAATAGTCCTTTGTCTCTGTAAGCAGCCATACCTTTTGCTAACAGCTGCCGGTTTAGCTGTTTTAAAATGCGCTGAGTCTCGTGAGACCAGGTTGGCCGTTGGATATTCCTACGGTTGGTTAATTCTTGGCTACTATGTTCAGCAACCAGTCTCCTTGCATTTCTCGTCGAAATATTTGTTCTAAACGTTGATCCGCTAGATCGAGTGAGACGTTAAATACATCTGCGACGAAAGGGACAGCTTCCCCTTTACTCTGGGGTATGGATAATTGTGAAAACATATAAAACGGCATTGTTGCGTACAAAACAAATGCATCTGCCTCATATTCTTGTGCTTCCTCAAACAATTCCGGCATGTAACGCTGATCTCCAGCATGCCTAAGTACATGGCATAGTTCATGAAAAAAGATTAGCCTCACAATAATATCATCAAGATGTTTATTTATAAAAATTACTCTCAGTTCGTTATCTGAAAAAGAAGGAGAGTCGGAAAACAAAAGTTTCACATCAAATGCTTCGGCAACCCATTCAAGATCAAATAGATCACCAGGTGTACATATTCCATTTTCAAGCAGCGCGCTTGATATCCATTGTTCCAAGTTAGTCTCCTTGTAATATGTAAACAATATGAATATCACCTCTGTACGGGAGTGTATGTTCGATTTGTGTGTGAAAAGAAAAGCCGTTTCCGGCTGGAATAACTATGATTATGGTTACTAGTTTTTATCAGGTTTCTTCGGTAAAGAGAATGCAATTTTGGTGATAAGTTCCGGATCGATGTTAACTCCTTGGGCTTTAATAATGACGGGTTCGGGCTTGGAATCTCTATCGGATCCTGTAAACACTCCGATTCTGATCACAGTAAACACCTCCATGAAGGGAATCTATGTTCGGTTTTTGTATGAAAATAAAAGCCATTGCTGGCTGGAGAAAAAAATATTCAGTTTGCTTTAAGACGTCTGATACCTGTTTCTTGTTCTAAGGAGCGTACAGCAAGTGACTCGAGTATCTTATCTTGCTTCAATTGCCCTTTCTTAAGCTCAGAGGAAGCAAAGATAGGTCAAGTAGAGAAGATGTTTTGAGAATGAAGGCAGCTCTCAGGAACATATTGGACATTTGTACGGATGAGTTTGCTAGATACCAGGCACGGTATGGTCTTGGTATCAATGTGGGAGGGGGAAATGAAGATTATGAGCAAACCAGGGTTTTATGACAAATACCAAATCATCAACCGGGATACTGGGCAAGAGTCGGTAGGCGCCTACTTCGTGCTTAAGCCGGCCACAGATCCGGCAGCGCGGGCGGCATTGTTGACGTATGCCGAAGTTACGGATAATAGGCAGCTCGCTATGGAGATTACAGCATGGGTTTCAAGCCTGCCGGAGCTGATGAAATGTGATTGGTGTGACGAGCCGGCAGCGGAGTTAAGCCATCCTCACATGTTTGATATGGCGATTGGAAAACGGATATGCCGTCATTGTTGGGAGCATGACCGGGAAGCTTACAAGGGAGTATAGGGAGAAGATATCGGGCCGTTTAAACCGATTGGAGGCTGCAATCCATGAAAGCTATAACGATACATCAGCCCTGGGCGACGCTGATCGCGCTTGGCGAGAAACGATTTGAGACACGGACTTGGGATACGAACTACAGGGGGCCAATTGCTATTCATGCAGGTAAGCAGATTGATCAGTATGCATGTGAGGAGCCGGAAATCAAAGCAGCGTTAGCCAAGCATGAGTTCAAAGCGAGTAACCTTCCGACTGGGGCAGTTATAGCAGTTTGTGAACTCGCTGGATCATATCAAATATATGACACAATTGACAACGGAACGCACATCGTTCGATGCCCGAATGATAGATATGATTTCGATAAGGTCGAATACATTCGCCGCCCTGAGCGTAATTTCGGTTGGTGGGAATCAGGGAGTTATGCTTGGGAACTGGATAATGTTCGGATGCTTTCGGAGCCGATCCCGGCCAAGGGCATGCAACGGTTGTGGAACTGGGAGGGTGTGCAGTAGCACGTTTAACGCAATGAAAGGAAGCTGGACAGAACAGCATATTTTGAAATGCAAATTTTCATTAAGGATGCAGGACATTAAATATTCTCAATAATATATATTCAGCACCAAAACTGAACGAATAGTGCTGAATATATGGCAGCCACTCAGGGGAGATGAATCAAATTATTTCGATACTTCCTTTCTCGCCTTAGAAAATCCAACTGTTGCGCTAAATAAAGTAACAATAAATATGTTTAGTATATAATCAATTTCATTCAAAGTTTTCTGCTGGATTAAAATATTGAATGCAATTAATACTAAACCGTAGAAAAAAAACATTCCAAGAAAATATTTAAAAAAAGCAAACCAAAATTTCATTTAATCAGCCTTATATCCGTCTAAAAATTTTGTAGCTGTGGTCCGTTCTAATTCATTGGTACGTTTCGAATCGCTATAAAAAATAGTCTCCCATTTAGACCCAACAATTAAAGTAGTAGCAACCGTGGATTTTTTTTCTGCGTACCTTCGTTTGTAGTATAATAACGGAATTTCATCTGATACTATCGTAGTAGCTATTGCCCCTATTGTACCTAATACGATCGTAGCTCCTGGTGCTGCTGCAGTTGCTATTGCAAATACTAAGGCCGTTACTGCAGTGACAGTGTATCTTTCGAACTTGGTGCTGCCATTATTCCAATCACCATATCTCCATGGCGTGACTGGCTCTCCTCCATAGGAATCCATAGGCTTAACATAACCAAAATCAAACCTATTAGGAGCAACTATATCTAACTTTTGAATTTCTGTATCTATCTGACCATTTTCAATAGTTGTAACTTCGAAACTTGATTTTTTAGTGTTTACAATAGCATTCTGAGTTGCATACTTAACAAATTCACCTTCAGAGTTTTTGATATAAATATTACTATTAACTCTGGTAAAATCCAGATTGGCATTTTCATCAACTTTATAAATCTCGCCGTTGCTCTCGTACGTGTAAACAAGATGTTTGTCTCCAGGAGTTCCTTCAAGGAAAATAAAGTTTTTCTTTTCTAATGATAGTAGGCTTACACTCTCCTCTATTTCCTTTGGTGATGCAGATATTATTGTTGGATTGACAATGCCTATACACAATGCAAATGACAAAACTGCTGCTATAACTTTTCTCACAGACTGAATCTCCTTTCATTTTCCTGAATTTTTGAAGAACTGAACCTTATAAACTGAGGCCCCATATTAAATGGCTGCATCTATATTGTAAACCATTTTTTAGGTTAAATTGTTCTTTATATGTTATTTATATGTAAAATAAACCAATTTTTAGTTTTGTGAAAGAAGAGCTATGTTGCACATTTCGAAAATGTGATTCAACAAAGTAGATGCTTAATGCTGGTCAAAGGGATAAAGCGTGAAGTATGTACACTCGAGCAGATCGAGAAGCACTTAAAGGTGATCGGCGCAGATAAGCCGCCTGAGCCACAAAATGAGTTTCCGTTTAAGATTACAGCCCCGAAGCAGGGGCGTTGGGGAAAATACTTAAATGAAAATGCAAAGACCCCCATATCCTTGGTCGGGGTGGGGGTCAATCGGTAAAAGTTTCCGCTCAATAATTATACCATAAAGGGGATTGAGGGGAATGGCGATGGCGTGGGGACAAGGGGAACTCTTTCCAACAGCAAATGAGCAGGAGATCCAGCGTACGAAATTCCTGCTCGGAAAATATACAAGCATGATTTCTTTGATGCGAGACTTCGAGGAGAACGAACAGGATTTGAAGCAAGTGGCCATTGATGGGGAAGTGGCTCGCCGGATCGATCAGGAAGACCTTCATGCGGATAAGACAGCTAATGCAGCCATATTGATTGAAAAACAGCGCTGGGTATATCAGCAATATAAGCTTTACACTCAGCAGCTGCGAAGAGCTGGGCGCTGATTCAAGACGATGACGCTAGGCAAGCAGTCGAATATCGGTATATTCAAGGATGCTCATATAAGGAGACGTTGCTTTTCTTCCGGCACAATATGTCCGATAGTACAATCCGAAGGAAGATCATTGAGGGAACCGAAAGCATAGCCAATACATTGAAACTGATGGGATTCTTTGAGCAGGATGATACGGAACCTGAGAACTCAGTTTAAATATAGAGTATGAATTAAATGTTGCTTCATTGACAATAAAAGACACCAGTTAATGCTGGTGTCTTTTTAGAACGTAATTAGTACTGTCTTGCAGAAACTTGAATATTCATACTTGCGCCGTCTTTAGTAAAAATATATACTTTCCAGTTACCGGTGATTCCCGTGCCATAAAGTTCTTCAAACGTTTGAGTGCGTTGACCACCAGGGGATATGGCAAGTTCGGATACAAACTCACTGCCATTTCGATAAATGGTCATGTAAACTGTTCCTGAACCATTATTCTTACAATAGACATTTAAGTATTTTCCGTTTTCCGGGGCTGTTGTAAATTCACCTGTGTAGGCTGCTGTACCAGTATGATTAACTGGATTAATGTGTTGAGTATCCATAGTGGAAAAACCAGGAGTTTCTGTTTCATAAGTTATAATTGTTGAATTTTCGACGGGTGGTTGGGCTATAGTTGTGTTAAGGAGTTCGCCTTGCCCACTAGTATTATTTTGGGTGGGAGAAGCATTGGCAATTAGTGCTGAGAATGCCATAGATACTAGCGCAACAGTCATGCAAAGCTTGGTAAGTCTCTTCAAATTAAAAACTCCCTTTCAATGCTATATTTTATAACTGAAACTATAACTTACCATATATTATTACAGCAATCAACTATAAAAGGAAGAAATATACATCCTCATTCAGCAAATTCTATTTCTTGCTTAATGGGTAAGTTATTAGTAGAGAGATAGGTTGTTACCGGAATAGATAAAACAGCCTGAAATTTATGACTACAAAGTGAGCAAGGTTTAAGCACAACATGACCACAAGTTGAACACCATGTGACGGATTTTCCATGTTAGTATGTAAGCATAGAAAAAGGCGGGAATGACACGCGCAGCTGCATGAATGCGGCGAAGAACCGGGGCGTACCTCTTCCTGCCTTTTCTATTATCAAAATAGTCTGCAATTAACAGGAATCCAGAGCAAAGGGATTAATAGTTCGGGGAAATCCATAAATGCAGTTTTGACTTCATTTTCCGCAGCTCGTTAAAATGGTCTTGTAATACGTCTCTAGTTACAAAGTACGTTTAAGTGAACAAGTTTAATATTTGAAACTTTCGTCAATGCTGTTAATTTAGCCGATTTGAGTCAATGCTGTAGGTCCGCCTTCAATATATATCTGTTTGTTTTTCAACATGTGATACGCAATAACTAGAATCTTACGTGAGATAGCGATACAAGCCTTCTTTTTCCCTCGTCGCGAGGCAATTTTCCAGAACTTCGTTGCCAAGATGGTGTTTCGTGAGCGAGCGATTGCCCAAGACGCTTCGCAAAGTGCCACTTTCGCATGAGGATTGCTTTTTACGCTTTTTGTACTTTTTTTTGCCCGCACTTTCGTGAGATTTACAAGTTCGTCCCCTCCACGTCTACCTTTGATTTTTTGGATCGACAGGAGAACTTGTATTACCCCATCTCCTTTCGGGTTGTTCGTTTTGTCCTGTTCAATGGTGCATATGAAACCGTCATAACGAATCTATCTGCCGCTGATTTCCCACCCGATGAACTCAAGTCTATTTATCACTTGCGATGGGGCATTGAAACCTCTTTCCGGGCCTTAAAATATACCGTTGGCCTGACCAATTTTCACGCAAAGAAGCAAGCGTTCATCATCCAAGAGATTTTTGCAAGAATGATCATGTACAATTTCGCTGAAATGATGACCTCACACGTCGTCATTTTGCAAATGGATAAACGGCATTCCTACCAAATTAACTTCACAGTCGCCGTTCACGTTTGTAGATATTTCCTGCGCTCAAGGGATGATGAACCCCCGCCCGATGTTGAAGCACTGATTCGCAAAAACATTTTACCGATTCGACCCCTTCGCCCAGGGCAGAAGAATACGCGTAAAATTCGCTATAAATCAGTTGTTAGCTTCGTCTACAGAGTAGCATAATTCGGTTCACATGAACAATTTTTAAGCGGATAGTCCATCCGCTTTGTTTGCTGTACGCTTTTTTCTTGCTTGAACCAAAAAACAAACGGCACAGGGCTTTTCCTATGCCGTTTTGCATTTCAGTTTTACTCCCGGTCTTGTCTTTGATCTTATCTTAATGACATTGCCCGAGAGGGAGCCTTTTATATTAAATCACATAAAAAACCATCTAACAGAAATTACATGTTGGTATGAAGGTCATAAAAAGAGGTGGGAATGACCGCTCGGCTGGATGAAGCGGCGATGAACTGGAGTGTACCTCTTCCTGCCTATTTATCTATCGGGTATTAGATTCATAAAATTAATAATTCTAGAGGATTATCCGACATATAATATATTCTATTATTGGGAGGATGAAGGATTTTGAGAATCAAAAAGGGATTAACTTTGATCACCACATTTGCGTTGCTGTTTTCTTTTATGGAAACAAATGGAGAGGCGGCCAGTCCACCATTTACCCAAGGTGGTGGATATGAACAAGGTGCATATGATGATTCAGCAATGCAGCCATTAGGGTTTAACTGGAATAAAAACTCAAGATATGCTGGTGTAAGTAAGAATATACATATTAAATGGGTATATCAAAAACCTGAGTCTGGGTCCGGTAATGCGTCTTTGACGATTGATAGCGAAGGCAACTTGTATTCAACAAGTTATAATTCGTTAGGTTCACCTAAATCGCACTTATATTCAATATCCCCAGATGGAATAGAAAGATGGAGATACTCATCAGATTTAAGTATGCTTCATTCATCGCCGGTAATACGTTCAAATAAGGAAATTTTGATGAATGTTAATAACGAGCTTAATTCAATAGATCCTGATACCGGCATTCCAACTGAAATTGCTGGTATTTCAAGTGGGCACTTTTTTGTAGAGCCAGTTATTGATAGCAAAGGTGTGATTTATACACTTTCAGCATCCGGACCAAGTCTGGTTGCCTACAATCCTGATGGAACAACGAAGTGGAGTAAGCAAATAACGTTAAAAAATTTTACCCAATTAGCCTCTCGGCAGATGGGACCTTATACTTTATTACCAATTCAAAGTTATACGCATACAATTCATTAAACGGAGATATTAAATGGGAGTATGGTATCTCGTATGATCCCAAATACAAGTCAGCTCCAACTATCGATTCTTCAGGAACTATTTACCTCGTTGATAATGTGGGGACCATTTATGCAATTAATCCTGACGGTACTTTGAAATGGCAATACCTGACAGAAAAACTGTCTAGTAGCTCTACCAGGACTACAATTAATCCTTTTATAGGTCTTGATGGGACGATTTATGCGTCAAATGGTTATAGAAATCTATATGCACTTGATCAAAACGGAACATTAAAATGGACATTTAATACAAGTGCTCCACTGCACTCTGCTTTAATTGATAAAAATAACAAAATCTATATTTCTGTTGGTAATAATGTTAGTAGCCTTGATTCGAATGGTGTTCAATTGTGGTCTATTGAGACTGAAACTGCTATAATCGGAAGCTCACTTGCAATTGCAGAAGATGGAACTATATATGTTGCAGGTAATATGGGGAAAATTTATGCAATTGGAGGCGATGTCGAAGAAGGCGAGGAGCCTACTAATCCACCACTAGATCCAGAGCCTCCAGTTGAGCCTAAGGGTGACCGAGCAATTTTAGTTATCACTCTAAATACAGGTGTAGAGAAGGAATACGATCTCTCCATGCAAGAAGTGCAACAATTTATTAACTGGTATGAAGGAAAAGCAGCCGGATCTGGGCCGATAACATTTGCAATCAACAAACATTATAATAATAAGGGGCCATTTAAGCAAAGACAAGATTACATTATTTTTGATAAGTTAGTTACATTTGAAGTTAACGAGTACTAAAGTGTGAGCCGCTGGTTTCAGCGGTTTTTTTATATTTATGGCGTGCCCAGAGGCACGCATCATCTAGTTGGTGAAAGTCCGACCGAAGGAGGGACCAAGCCACCTTCGTAGCTAGGATACCTACGTATGGCGAAAGCTGTGCGTAGAAGCGTATCGACGAAAGTACCTGGCAGAGACAGGGCGAGCAACATACCAGGCCGTAACATAAAGTGAATCCTGCCGCGTCGTCAAAAAGGCCTCGCAAGAGGGAAAAGAGGAAGTCGAGTCCCGCTTA comes from the Paenibacillus lentus genome and includes:
- a CDS encoding tyrosine-type recombinase/integrase, which produces MLLYASYKKIPAKNKQGYKWICTLEGPPDPVTGKRKQIPRRGDTQKEAYDRAKAELKKLKEGIDTKKIKKLTFEVVAWEWLKTYSKGKVKPGTIRIKEKEIKILLRYIAEAQIDKVTHKQYQNILNDLDDKDYARNSIQGVHVTANMIMKYAIKNKMRSDNPCTGAVIPEKILTVEEIENPSIEDEFLEKNELTEFLEAVYHHGMDMDLERFYLLAFSGMHSGELCALKWTDVNFETNQIRITKTLYNENNNMKLYKLVPPKTTGSIRTIDIDESIMNLLKAFWERQHQIMAENKKLIPDFHDANEKIRIHFANILNFKFDHHEKEQTQGVLQEM
- a CDS encoding ImmA/IrrE family metallo-endopeptidase, whose translation is MEQWISSALLENGICTPGDLFDLEWVAEAFDVKLLFSDSPSFSDNELRVIFINKHLDDIIVRLIFFHELCHVLRHAGDQRYMPELFEEAQEYEADAFVLYATMPFYMFSQLSIPQSKGEAVPFVADVFNVSLDLADQRLEQIFRREMQGDWLLNIVAKN
- a CDS encoding ASCH domain-containing protein produces the protein MKAITIHQPWATLIALGEKRFETRTWDTNYRGPIAIHAGKQIDQYACEEPEIKAALAKHEFKASNLPTGAVIAVCELAGSYQIYDTIDNGTHIVRCPNDRYDFDKVEYIRRPERNFGWWESGSYAWELDNVRMLSEPIPAKGMQRLWNWEGVQ
- a CDS encoding transposase → MYYPISFRVVRFVLFNGAYETVITNLSAADFPPDELKSIYHLRWGIETSFRALKYTVGLTNFHAKKQAFIIQEIFARMIMYNFAEMMTSHVVILQMDKRHSYQINFTVAVHVCRYFLRSRDDEPPPDVEALIRKNILPIRPLRPGQKNTRKIRYKSVVSFVYRVA
- a CDS encoding PQQ-binding-like beta-propeller repeat protein yields the protein MRIKKGLTLITTFALLFSFMETNGEAASPPFTQGGGYEQGAYDDSAMQPLGFNWNKNSRYAGVSKNIHIKWVYQKPESGSGNASLTIDSEGNLYSTSYNSLGSPKSHLYSISPDGIERWRYSSDLSMLHSSPVIRSNKEILMNVNNELNSIDPDTGIPTEIAGISSGHFFVEPVIDSKGVIYTLSASGPSLVAYNPDGTTKWSKQITLKNFTQLASRQMGPYTLLPIQSYTHTIH
- a CDS encoding PQQ-binding-like beta-propeller repeat protein, producing the protein MTNSKLYAYNSLNGDIKWEYGISYDPKYKSAPTIDSSGTIYLVDNVGTIYAINPDGTLKWQYLTEKLSSSSTRTTINPFIGLDGTIYASNGYRNLYALDQNGTLKWTFNTSAPLHSALIDKNNKIYISVGNNVSSLDSNGVQLWSIETETAIIGSSLAIAEDGTIYVAGNMGKIYAIGGDVEEGEEPTNPPLDPEPPVEPKGDRAILVITLNTGVEKEYDLSMQEVQQFINWYEGKAAGSGPITFAINKHYNNKGPFKQRQDYIIFDKLVTFEVNEY